The following coding sequences are from one Shewanella eurypsychrophilus window:
- a CDS encoding beta-ketoacyl-ACP synthase: MGRRVVITGCGGISSLGHDWPTIANNLKAQKNCVVRFDEWDRYEGLNTRLAAPVTDFEKPKHYSRKQIRSMGRVSLMATRASELALIDANLLNDPIITSGAMGIAYGSSTGSTDPIIAFGDMLKDGDMSGITATSYIRMMAHTTAVNVGVFFGLKGRVHTTSSACTSGSQGIGYAYEAIKYAQQDLMLAGGGEELCATEAVVFDTLFATSTKNDSPALSPSPFDKSRDGLVIGEGACTLVLEELEHAQARGAKIYAEIVGFGTNSDGLHVTQPNATTMEVAIRHALKNAKLEPEVIGYVSAHGTATDRGDIAETQATSSVFGPHMPISSLKSYTGHTLGACGALEAWLSIEMMNAGWFAPTLNLTEIDPDCGELDYIKDEIRQIETNYVMSNNFAFGGINTSLIFKRWNTK; the protein is encoded by the coding sequence ATGGGAAGAAGAGTCGTGATCACAGGCTGTGGTGGTATTTCCAGTCTCGGCCATGATTGGCCGACAATTGCCAATAACTTAAAAGCGCAGAAAAACTGTGTGGTACGCTTCGATGAGTGGGATCGCTATGAAGGGCTTAATACCCGCCTAGCCGCACCGGTGACAGATTTCGAAAAACCTAAACATTACTCGCGTAAGCAGATCCGCTCAATGGGCAGAGTATCTTTAATGGCTACTAGAGCCAGTGAGCTCGCCCTTATCGACGCAAACCTACTCAACGACCCCATTATCACCTCGGGTGCTATGGGCATCGCCTATGGTTCATCTACGGGTAGCACAGATCCAATAATAGCCTTCGGCGACATGCTCAAGGATGGCGATATGTCAGGGATCACTGCCACCAGCTATATTCGTATGATGGCCCATACCACAGCCGTTAACGTTGGGGTCTTCTTCGGTCTCAAAGGCCGGGTGCATACCACCAGCAGCGCCTGCACCTCTGGCAGCCAAGGTATTGGTTATGCCTATGAAGCGATAAAATATGCTCAACAAGATTTGATGCTAGCAGGTGGCGGCGAAGAGCTATGCGCCACCGAAGCTGTCGTCTTTGATACCTTGTTTGCCACCAGCACCAAGAATGACTCTCCAGCGCTCAGCCCTAGCCCATTTGATAAGTCCCGTGATGGCTTAGTTATCGGCGAAGGGGCTTGTACTTTAGTGCTTGAAGAACTGGAACACGCCCAAGCTCGAGGCGCTAAAATATACGCCGAAATCGTCGGTTTCGGCACGAACTCAGATGGTTTACACGTGACTCAGCCCAATGCGACCACCATGGAGGTCGCCATAAGACATGCACTGAAAAATGCCAAGCTGGAACCTGAAGTCATTGGCTATGTCAGCGCCCATGGCACAGCAACAGATCGTGGCGATATTGCCGAGACTCAAGCCACCAGTTCAGTATTCGGCCCTCACATGCCCATCTCATCCCTAAAAAGCTATACCGGCCATACCTTAGGTGCTTGCGGGGCACTAGAAGCTTGGCTAAGTATAGAGATGATGAATGCTGGCTGGTTCGCTCCCACGCTCAACCTGACCGAAATCGATCCCGATTGTGGTGAACTGGACTATATCAAGGATGAGATCCGCCAAATTGAAACCAACTATGTAATGAGTAATAACTTCGCCTTCGGCGGCATTAACACCTCATTGATCTTCAAACGATGGAACACAAAATAG
- a CDS encoding MMPL family transporter — protein MIDRLASLLGQCSAKLKFILWIGFISIIVLIGISLWQSGAKVQSDILAMLPNIQEDPLTEVALSRVEDQLANSLYLGFVSNNKNQAISAAKSAMAELNLNGKGTFIDIKSADMTQVESLNDYYFSHRFQLLTQQQADSLKNGELEQMIDQAEQQLYNAFSYATSTLIAKDPLLLYPQNLQALAPKQALEVQQGILIAKLVNQVSSKVPSQVPTQDSSPKFVAIVMAKGLGSAFNPKVQEQQIAVLKQAFDKLMLEDKEIEILKAGALFHAVAATISAKNEVTRLGLASLIGVSLLVWLAFRSFMPLAIALLTISSSMLVAIVMTLLIFSELHLLTLVFGTSLIGIAIDYSFHFYCERLNKPKATANQVTQGIFPAISLALITSVLAYSAIGLAPFPGMQQVAIFCASGLVSAYITIILAYPLLASGKLPKGDQRLKFADSYLQKINDLLSHLNAKGWSLLLITSLLISGLGITMLTADDDIRNLQQSPPEILEQESTLRQLLSGGTDNQFLLVRGDSEQALLQNLQALAPRLNSAVEKALIGNAFSLNNYLPSHKQQADNYRLQGEIYRDKLDTIISRLGLNDSLAPALQQAYQSADGEYIDAASFLNSKAGQVFAPLWIEPSKTQAQYGAIVLLGGITDIDQLKRHFADLSYVQLIDKVGDISLVMGKYRQLTLILLALAMLVAAIIFSTRFNIKLACCVIAVPALSAIFTLAILGFSGSSLTLFHALALILVFGIGVDYSLFFAESKQQSRGVMMAVFMSATSTILAFGLLAFSSTPAIHYFGLTLLIGISFTFMLSPFIQTFTRIFK, from the coding sequence ATGATCGATAGATTGGCAAGCTTACTTGGGCAATGCTCAGCAAAGTTAAAGTTCATCCTCTGGATTGGATTCATCTCGATCATTGTGCTTATCGGCATATCTCTTTGGCAAAGCGGCGCTAAAGTTCAAAGCGATATCCTGGCCATGTTACCCAACATTCAAGAAGATCCACTCACTGAAGTCGCCCTATCTCGCGTTGAAGATCAGCTTGCTAATTCACTCTACCTTGGCTTTGTTTCAAATAATAAAAATCAAGCCATCAGCGCTGCAAAAAGTGCCATGGCAGAACTGAATCTCAATGGCAAAGGCACTTTTATCGATATAAAGAGTGCGGATATGACTCAGGTAGAGTCACTCAACGATTACTATTTTTCTCACAGATTCCAGCTGTTAACCCAGCAACAGGCTGATAGCCTGAAAAACGGCGAGCTGGAACAGATGATCGACCAGGCTGAGCAGCAACTTTATAATGCCTTTAGTTACGCCACCAGCACTCTAATAGCCAAAGATCCTCTGCTGCTTTACCCGCAAAACCTACAAGCCCTAGCCCCGAAACAGGCGCTTGAGGTACAGCAAGGCATACTGATTGCGAAGCTTGTAAATCAAGTCTCAAGTAAAGTGCCAAGCCAAGTGCCAACCCAAGACTCCAGTCCAAAATTTGTGGCAATCGTCATGGCGAAAGGTCTCGGTAGTGCCTTTAACCCTAAGGTTCAAGAGCAACAAATAGCCGTACTCAAGCAAGCTTTTGACAAGCTAATGCTTGAAGATAAAGAGATCGAGATACTCAAAGCTGGTGCACTTTTCCATGCCGTGGCAGCGACCATAAGTGCAAAAAATGAAGTCACCCGTTTAGGACTCGCTTCTCTCATCGGCGTAAGCCTATTAGTCTGGTTAGCATTTAGATCTTTTATGCCACTGGCTATCGCGTTATTGACTATTTCCAGCAGCATGTTAGTCGCAATAGTCATGACTTTACTGATATTTTCAGAGCTGCACCTGCTCACCTTGGTATTTGGCACCAGCTTAATTGGTATCGCCATAGACTATAGCTTCCACTTTTACTGCGAACGTCTGAATAAGCCTAAGGCCACAGCGAATCAAGTGACCCAAGGGATATTCCCTGCAATTTCACTCGCCTTAATCACCAGTGTATTAGCTTATTCCGCCATAGGATTAGCGCCATTTCCCGGCATGCAACAAGTCGCTATTTTCTGTGCATCCGGACTGGTTTCAGCTTATATAACCATAATACTCGCCTACCCATTACTCGCATCAGGCAAGCTACCAAAGGGTGACCAACGGCTGAAGTTTGCTGATAGCTACTTACAAAAAATCAATGACCTGTTAAGTCATCTTAATGCTAAAGGTTGGAGTCTACTCCTCATTACAAGCCTGCTAATCTCTGGATTAGGCATCACTATGCTGACAGCTGATGACGACATTCGTAACCTGCAGCAGAGCCCGCCAGAGATCCTTGAGCAGGAGTCTACGCTCAGACAATTACTTAGCGGTGGCACAGATAATCAATTCCTGTTAGTCAGAGGCGATAGCGAGCAAGCCTTGCTACAAAATTTACAAGCCCTAGCACCAAGGCTAAACAGTGCAGTCGAAAAAGCGTTAATTGGTAATGCCTTTAGCTTAAATAATTACCTGCCAAGTCATAAACAACAAGCTGATAATTACCGCTTACAGGGTGAGATTTACAGAGACAAATTAGACACGATCATTTCCCGATTAGGGCTTAACGATTCTCTTGCGCCTGCATTACAACAGGCCTACCAGTCAGCCGATGGGGAATATATCGATGCAGCTTCCTTTCTCAACTCTAAAGCTGGACAAGTCTTTGCCCCTTTATGGATCGAGCCATCGAAGACTCAAGCACAATATGGCGCCATAGTGCTACTTGGTGGTATCACTGATATCGATCAGCTCAAGCGTCACTTTGCAGATCTTTCCTATGTACAGCTAATCGATAAGGTCGGCGATATTTCCCTAGTAATGGGTAAGTATCGACAACTTACATTAATTTTATTGGCATTGGCTATGCTAGTGGCTGCGATAATATTTTCTACTCGATTCAATATCAAACTAGCCTGCTGCGTGATCGCTGTACCGGCACTTTCAGCCATCTTTACTCTAGCAATACTCGGATTTAGTGGCAGTTCTTTAACATTGTTTCATGCTCTCGCACTGATCCTCGTCTTCGGGATTGGGGTTGACTACAGTTTATTCTTCGCCGAATCGAAACAGCAAAGCCGAGGCGTAATGATGGCAGTGTTTATGTCGGCAACATCGACAATACTCGCTTTTGGCTTGCTGGCATTCAGTAGCACTCCTGCCATTCATTATTTCGGTTTAACCCTACTAATCGGAATAAGTTTTACCTTTATGCTATCCCCTTTTATTCAAACTTTTACAAGGATTTTTAAGTGA
- a CDS encoding thioesterase domain-containing protein, with translation MPENIDKLLSELQQTWHRTIPVSGFMKIEPVSYFNKEFRVTAPLEPNINLHKTMFAGSIYTLMTLTGWGMVWLQQSLAGLEGDIVLADAKVKYIAPIEAAPVAKVSWPQVDMSVLSKGRRLKVMLEVKLYCDNTCCAIFEGLYISKPKQSIS, from the coding sequence ATGCCAGAAAATATAGACAAGCTCTTATCAGAGTTGCAGCAGACTTGGCATAGAACTATTCCGGTCAGTGGCTTTATGAAGATCGAGCCTGTGTCATATTTCAATAAAGAATTTCGGGTCACGGCGCCACTCGAGCCCAATATCAATCTGCATAAAACCATGTTTGCCGGCAGTATTTATACGCTGATGACGCTCACTGGCTGGGGCATGGTGTGGTTACAGCAGTCGCTTGCCGGCTTAGAGGGCGATATCGTCTTGGCCGATGCCAAGGTAAAATACATCGCTCCCATTGAAGCCGCACCTGTGGCTAAAGTGAGTTGGCCACAGGTCGATATGTCAGTATTATCTAAGGGCCGGCGACTCAAGGTAATGCTCGAGGTTAAACTCTATTGTGATAACACATGCTGCGCAATCTTTGAGGGGCTCTACATAAGCAAACCAAAGCAGAGCATATCTTAG
- a CDS encoding outer membrane lipoprotein carrier protein LolA — translation MKRSFRSYLKITKVKFLLQSLLLTFMSHSLALAEIPTQTANFEALFQSEVNNHQIKPISDRLELGEHARGKFTQYRQLKVLKKPLVSHGSFIFDAQLGLAWKQERPFKSTLILKDNELIQIDSSGELHVSKASDNRGAGALAQTLPLLLKALLSGELETLDKHFHFYLLASSANAPWMIGLKPKDPLLLKAIPQLVLEGDEQVTALTLLSTNGDSSKIEFEEIDNQALSIEEQQQLSPTTSDTQDKSSQTITEPEHKPKTIS, via the coding sequence ATGAAAAGAAGCTTCAGATCTTACCTCAAAATAACTAAAGTAAAATTTTTGCTGCAGTCACTATTGCTGACCTTTATGAGTCATAGTTTAGCATTGGCCGAAATACCGACACAAACAGCTAATTTTGAGGCCTTATTTCAATCTGAAGTGAACAATCATCAGATAAAGCCTATCTCCGATAGACTGGAACTTGGTGAACATGCCAGAGGCAAGTTTACTCAATACCGCCAGCTCAAAGTACTTAAGAAACCCTTAGTCAGCCACGGCAGCTTTATTTTTGATGCGCAGCTTGGACTTGCATGGAAACAGGAACGCCCTTTCAAGTCGACATTAATTTTAAAAGATAATGAGTTAATTCAAATTGATAGTTCTGGTGAACTGCATGTATCGAAAGCCAGTGACAATCGAGGTGCTGGCGCACTGGCTCAGACTTTACCGCTCTTACTTAAGGCGCTGTTAAGTGGTGAACTGGAAACACTGGATAAGCATTTTCACTTCTATTTGCTAGCGAGCTCGGCCAACGCACCTTGGATGATTGGCCTGAAGCCTAAAGATCCTTTACTGCTCAAGGCTATTCCTCAGCTAGTGTTAGAAGGTGATGAACAGGTTACAGCCTTAACACTACTCAGCACCAATGGTGACAGTAGCAAAATAGAGTTTGAAGAGATCGATAATCAAGCCCTTTCTATCGAGGAGCAGCAACAGCTGTCACCCACCACTTCTGACACACAAGATAAGTCTTCTCAGACGATCACAGAGCCTGAACACAAGCCTAAGACAATATCATGA
- a CDS encoding acyl-CoA thioesterase translates to MSKAILSTEIEILIPFHDVDSMGITWHGNYLRYFEIARCQLLDQIEYGYREMQDSGYSWPIVDLQIKYVQPSTFDQKVKVIASLVEWENRIKINYQVRDLASNKRLTKGYTIQAAVDAVKNEMCFVTPDIFRQKLAHLLPVTKDQTPGVG, encoded by the coding sequence ATGAGTAAGGCCATATTATCCACTGAAATAGAGATACTTATCCCTTTTCATGATGTTGATTCTATGGGAATAACCTGGCACGGAAACTACTTACGCTATTTCGAAATAGCCAGGTGCCAGCTGCTCGACCAAATTGAATACGGTTACCGTGAAATGCAAGATTCTGGCTATTCATGGCCTATCGTCGATCTGCAGATCAAATATGTACAGCCCAGTACTTTCGACCAAAAGGTCAAGGTGATCGCGTCTCTAGTTGAGTGGGAAAATCGCATAAAGATCAACTACCAAGTCAGAGATCTAGCCAGCAATAAACGCTTAACCAAGGGCTATACTATTCAGGCTGCAGTCGATGCAGTAAAGAATGAGATGTGCTTCGTGACGCCTGATATTTTCAGACAGAAGCTCGCTCACCTGCTCCCGGTCACAAAAGATCAAACACCTGGAGTCGGCTAA
- a CDS encoding DUF3261 domain-containing protein, translated as MNSSIILSNCKHRLDTAITLGILFIISIMLAGCSHTVQRETCVALAKDVSYCLAPIPLDGAEDNWIRSATQKAEIKVDASRHELMTQLEIDPNNLTLVGLAPLGQALFTLIYDGQNLTSEQSILLGSEFKAEYLLAMIQLIYWPEEAVNAHLRGAKIISIDCAAPSCRTIYANYDASLNVLSNSRHDDTVLNIEYSHKNKWQAEIKLNIPQANFELKITPI; from the coding sequence ATGAACTCATCAATCATACTCTCAAACTGCAAACACAGATTAGATACAGCGATAACTCTAGGCATACTATTTATCATCTCAATCATGCTTGCAGGCTGTAGTCATACCGTTCAGAGGGAGACCTGTGTGGCACTCGCCAAAGACGTGAGCTATTGCCTGGCACCTATTCCCTTGGATGGCGCTGAAGACAACTGGATACGTTCAGCGACACAGAAAGCAGAAATTAAGGTCGATGCATCACGACATGAACTGATGACACAGTTAGAGATAGACCCAAATAATCTGACCTTAGTCGGACTCGCGCCGTTAGGCCAGGCACTGTTCACGTTAATCTATGATGGCCAAAACTTAACTAGCGAACAAAGCATTTTACTCGGCAGTGAATTTAAAGCCGAGTATCTACTCGCAATGATACAGTTGATATACTGGCCTGAAGAGGCGGTAAATGCACATTTACGAGGTGCAAAGATCATCTCAATCGACTGTGCTGCACCAAGCTGTCGAACAATATATGCTAACTATGATGCTTCATTAAACGTACTCAGTAATAGTCGCCACGATGACACTGTTTTGAATATCGAGTACAGTCATAAGAATAAGTGGCAAGCCGAAATTAAATTGAATATACCTCAAGCTAACTTCGAGCTTAAGATCACACCAATTTGA
- a CDS encoding NAD(P)/FAD-dependent oxidoreductase: protein MLVTKQTQGAPATYDVAIIGAGPSGSIAASLLHQQGKRVIVIEKQDFPRFSIGESLLPACMQIIAEANMLEAVNKAGFQFKNGAAFSHKGQSSQFDFTNKFTQGPGTTFQVERASFDKLLADTAQSQGVEIRFGESVEAIDLSQEPKLTIRNRDGQVYSIQAKYLLDASGFGRVLPQLLDLEKPSSLPSRTAVFTHIRDNIDASIADNAHFDRQKILISVHPENKDIWYWLIPLGKNLCSLGVVAEPHLLGDAKQNLQEVLLKMLKQEPSLNKLLANAEITRECASLKGYSANVSTLATDKFALLGNAGEFLDPVFSSGVTIAMQSASMAAKCVVRQLNGEQLDWDTEYAKPLMRGVDTFRTYVEAWYDGRFQDVIFFDKPDEKIKQMICSILAGYAWDEANPFVNDSERRLNMIVELCR, encoded by the coding sequence ATGCTAGTCACCAAACAAACCCAAGGTGCCCCTGCAACTTACGACGTTGCGATTATTGGTGCAGGTCCATCGGGTAGCATCGCCGCCAGCCTTTTACACCAGCAAGGAAAGCGAGTCATCGTCATAGAGAAGCAAGACTTTCCTCGCTTCTCTATCGGGGAAAGCCTTCTACCGGCTTGCATGCAGATCATCGCAGAAGCCAACATGCTTGAGGCGGTCAACAAGGCCGGGTTTCAATTTAAAAATGGTGCAGCTTTTAGTCATAAGGGTCAGAGTAGCCAGTTTGATTTCACCAATAAGTTTACCCAAGGACCAGGAACCACTTTTCAGGTCGAACGCGCGAGTTTCGATAAACTGCTTGCCGATACAGCGCAAAGCCAAGGCGTAGAGATACGCTTTGGTGAATCTGTAGAAGCAATCGATCTCAGCCAAGAGCCAAAGTTAACGATAAGAAACCGCGACGGTCAGGTTTATTCAATCCAAGCCAAGTACCTGCTCGATGCCAGTGGATTTGGCCGTGTACTGCCTCAGTTATTAGACTTAGAGAAACCTTCTAGCCTACCAAGCCGCACCGCAGTATTTACCCATATTCGAGACAATATCGATGCCAGCATCGCTGATAACGCTCATTTCGATCGACAAAAGATATTGATCAGCGTTCACCCTGAAAACAAAGATATCTGGTACTGGCTCATTCCCTTGGGCAAAAATCTCTGTTCCTTAGGCGTAGTCGCAGAGCCTCATCTTTTAGGGGATGCCAAACAAAATCTCCAAGAAGTACTGTTAAAGATGCTTAAGCAGGAACCTAGCCTAAATAAGCTATTAGCTAACGCCGAAATAACTCGAGAATGCGCATCACTCAAAGGTTATTCGGCGAATGTCAGCACGCTCGCCACTGATAAGTTTGCCTTGTTGGGCAATGCAGGAGAGTTTCTGGACCCAGTATTTTCGTCAGGCGTCACTATTGCGATGCAATCAGCCTCAATGGCGGCTAAATGTGTTGTCAGACAACTCAATGGTGAGCAACTAGATTGGGACACTGAATACGCAAAACCATTAATGCGCGGTGTGGACACCTTCCGCACTTATGTGGAGGCTTGGTATGACGGGCGATTTCAGGACGTGATATTTTTCGATAAACCCGATGAGAAGATTAAACAGATGATCTGCTCTATTCTTGCGGGCTATGCTTGGGATGAAGCCAACCCCTTCGTCAATGACTCAGAGCGACGCTTAAACATGATTGTCGAACTCTGCCGATAA
- a CDS encoding FMN-dependent NADH-azoreductase: MSKVLILKSSILGGYSQSGQLIEHLSQHWTEQGADITVRDLAAEPLPVLDGEIAMGLQGGDDLSQRQQEVLSLSNKLIQELKDHDTIVIAAPMYNFSIPTQLKNWIDLIARAGVSFTYTESGPQGLITGKRAIVITTRGGVHKDSSADHVVPYLKTVLGFIGIDDVETVYGEALSMGPEATEKGMSEAKAALNAIAA, translated from the coding sequence ATGTCAAAAGTTCTTATTTTAAAGTCGAGCATCTTAGGTGGTTACTCTCAATCGGGTCAATTGATTGAGCACTTGAGCCAACATTGGACTGAGCAGGGAGCCGATATCACGGTTCGTGATCTGGCGGCTGAACCTTTACCGGTTCTCGATGGTGAAATCGCCATGGGTTTACAAGGTGGAGATGATCTTTCACAGCGTCAGCAAGAGGTGTTAAGTCTATCTAATAAGCTGATCCAAGAGCTTAAAGATCATGACACCATAGTGATCGCAGCTCCTATGTATAACTTCTCTATTCCGACTCAGCTTAAAAACTGGATTGATCTTATTGCTCGTGCTGGTGTGAGCTTTACCTATACAGAGAGTGGCCCGCAAGGCTTGATCACAGGTAAGCGAGCGATTGTGATCACGACTCGAGGTGGGGTACATAAAGACAGCTCGGCTGATCATGTGGTGCCTTATTTGAAGACGGTACTGGGTTTTATCGGTATCGATGATGTGGAAACTGTCTATGGCGAAGCCTTGAGCATGGGCCCTGAGGCGACAGAGAAAGGTATGAGCGAGGCAAAAGCTGCATTGAATGCTATTGCGGCATAA
- a CDS encoding beta-ketoacyl-[acyl-carrier-protein] synthase family protein has translation MTRIAISNLGLCTPLGQTAEAVLARLIAGDISAMTTRSDLIPDTKTLVGEVSYDLPDVPEHLAKFSYRNNRLILCAAKQITDTVIQAKSQWGSERIGIVIGTSTSGIAQGEDALAEKARSDSFPEHYHYSQQELGNSSEFLRQYFNITGPCYTVSTACSSSAKVFASARRLLQADLCDMVIVGGSDSLCKLTLNGFSSLESVSKGHCLPFSANRDGINIGEGAALFTLEKLTSAHQDYDVLLAGVGESSDAHHISAPHPEGRGAISAIEAALDDAGLSPQDIGYINLHGTATQKNDAMESRALEQIFNTNIPPCSSTKPLTGHTLGAAGAIEAAFCYLLLSKHNVQGNLPPQIWDGVQDLNDPQLPLVRSGQTATINYAMSNSFAFGGSNASLILAKNEQGLDKL, from the coding sequence ATGACTAGAATAGCCATCTCAAACCTAGGATTGTGTACGCCTCTGGGGCAAACTGCTGAAGCGGTATTAGCCAGACTCATTGCCGGAGATATAAGTGCAATGACGACGCGATCCGATCTCATACCAGATACTAAAACCTTAGTGGGTGAGGTCAGTTATGATCTGCCCGATGTGCCTGAACACTTAGCTAAGTTTAGCTATCGCAATAACCGTTTAATTCTGTGTGCGGCTAAGCAGATTACAGATACGGTAATTCAAGCTAAATCACAGTGGGGCAGCGAGCGGATAGGCATAGTTATTGGCACGAGCACTTCAGGCATAGCACAAGGTGAAGACGCTTTAGCTGAAAAAGCTAGATCTGATAGCTTTCCAGAGCACTACCACTATTCGCAACAGGAACTTGGCAACAGTAGCGAATTTTTACGCCAATACTTCAATATCACGGGTCCTTGCTATACGGTATCGACTGCTTGCTCCTCTAGCGCCAAAGTATTTGCCAGTGCTAGGCGATTACTGCAAGCGGATCTTTGCGATATGGTCATAGTCGGTGGTAGCGATAGTCTATGTAAGCTGACACTCAATGGTTTTAGCTCCCTAGAATCTGTTTCTAAGGGCCATTGCCTACCTTTTAGCGCCAATAGAGATGGCATCAATATTGGCGAAGGCGCGGCACTCTTTACCCTCGAAAAGCTCACTTCAGCTCATCAAGATTATGATGTACTACTGGCTGGCGTGGGAGAATCTAGCGATGCCCATCATATTTCTGCCCCGCACCCTGAAGGGAGAGGAGCCATAAGTGCTATCGAAGCAGCGCTCGATGATGCAGGCTTATCGCCGCAAGATATTGGCTACATCAATCTTCATGGCACTGCGACGCAAAAGAACGATGCTATGGAAAGCCGAGCTCTAGAGCAGATCTTCAATACGAATATTCCACCATGTAGTTCGACCAAGCCACTGACAGGTCATACTTTAGGTGCCGCAGGCGCTATCGAAGCGGCATTTTGTTATTTATTACTCAGTAAACATAACGTGCAAGGTAATCTACCCCCTCAAATTTGGGACGGTGTGCAAGATCTCAATGACCCACAGCTTCCCTTAGTTCGTTCTGGACAAACGGCCACGATTAACTATGCCATGAGTAACTCCTTCGCCTTTGGCGGCAGTAATGCCAGCCTCATACTCGCCAAAAATGAGCAAGGGCTAGATAAACTATGA
- a CDS encoding hotdog family protein — protein MSQLKLSPAVIKQMPVSEVVPHRDPMILIDQLLEHGIDTLLTQVNISELSPYFDDAHKGVPNYVGIEYMAQSIAALAGVEAKIRGDKIRVGFLLGTRKLKMHIPYYSQGESYQTRVSRLYQEEAGLAVFECKIFHEQTLVAEANINVFQPQDAQAYISESTQEENR, from the coding sequence ATGAGCCAATTGAAGCTATCGCCTGCTGTAATCAAACAGATGCCAGTATCTGAAGTCGTTCCCCATAGAGATCCGATGATCTTAATCGACCAACTTTTAGAGCATGGTATAGATACCTTGTTAACCCAAGTCAATATCAGTGAGTTAAGCCCCTATTTTGATGATGCGCACAAGGGGGTGCCTAACTATGTTGGTATCGAATATATGGCTCAAAGCATAGCGGCTCTAGCAGGTGTTGAGGCTAAGATCCGCGGCGATAAAATTCGCGTAGGCTTCTTACTCGGCACTCGAAAGCTCAAGATGCATATTCCCTATTACAGCCAAGGCGAAAGCTATCAGACTCGAGTGTCTCGCCTCTATCAGGAAGAGGCAGGGCTTGCGGTTTTTGAGTGCAAAATTTTTCACGAACAGACACTTGTCGCAGAAGCCAATATCAATGTATTTCAGCCTCAGGATGCACAAGCTTATATCTCTGAGAGCACGCAGGAAGAGAACAGATGA
- a CDS encoding 3-ketoacyl-ACP reductase FabG2 has translation MNTEKKRVLITGSSRGIGKAIALQLAEAGFDIALHFHTNIDAAEQTKSELSELSVSVSCLQFDIADRGQVKAAIEADIEQNGAYYGVILNAGINCDTAFPAMTENEWDSVVHTNLDGFYNVIHPTIMPMIQTRQGGRIITMASVSGIAGNRGQVNYSASKAGIIGATKALSLELAKRKITVNCIAPGLIETDMVAGISKDMVKEIVPMRRMGKPSEIAGLAKFLMSEDAAYITRQVISVNGGMI, from the coding sequence ATGAACACAGAAAAAAAGCGCGTCCTAATTACAGGCTCTAGCCGCGGAATAGGCAAAGCCATCGCCCTACAGCTGGCCGAAGCAGGCTTCGATATCGCTCTACACTTCCATACGAATATCGATGCCGCCGAGCAAACCAAATCAGAGTTGAGCGAACTAAGTGTTTCAGTCTCTTGCCTGCAATTTGATATTGCCGATCGTGGACAAGTCAAAGCAGCCATTGAAGCGGATATTGAACAAAATGGTGCTTATTATGGCGTCATCCTCAATGCCGGAATTAACTGTGATACCGCCTTCCCTGCCATGACCGAAAACGAATGGGATAGTGTGGTCCACACTAATCTAGATGGTTTTTACAATGTGATCCATCCAACTATCATGCCTATGATCCAGACTCGTCAAGGTGGTCGTATCATCACCATGGCGTCCGTTTCTGGTATCGCTGGCAACCGTGGTCAGGTGAACTACAGTGCATCAAAAGCTGGCATCATTGGTGCAACGAAAGCACTGTCGTTAGAGCTGGCAAAGCGTAAAATTACCGTCAACTGTATCGCACCAGGTCTTATCGAAACCGACATGGTGGCAGGTATTTCTAAAGATATGGTGAAAGAGATCGTGCCCATGCGCCGTATGGGCAAGCCATCAGAAATTGCCGGACTGGCTAAATTCCTGATGTCCGAAGATGCAGCTTACATCACCCGCCAGGTTATCTCAGTCAATGGCGGTATGATATGA